Part of the Rhizoctonia solani chromosome 2, complete sequence genome is shown below.
TTTGAATATCGAGTAGGCTTTTAAGGATCAGAGCTGCCCCAACCTTTGAGGTAACAGCATCACCCTCATGCACTTGGCTCCCCGCACACCTGGTAACATGCAAACGTCATTGAGATCCGAAAGGCGTATCGCCGGATGACTCACAGGATGGGCATCCGTCTTCACATTGACAAGATTCCACTTTCTCAAACGCTTCCCAGAGCAACGCTGATACTTTATTGTTTATTAGTTAACGGGTGCGTGATTTACAGAATACGAACATACTATGATCAAAAGCTTTCGCACAGACCCCGCTCTCATCACCTGCAGCATCGTACCAGATTAGACTGGATGGAAGATGAGCTAACTGAATTCCAGAAATGAGAGATATATAACCGGGCAGGGCGTTTTCTGAGGAATCCCGTTGGCATATTCCTTCGAAGGGACTTTGCATTCTGTCTTCAAATCGCTAGAAAGATGTGTTCGATTAAGGACTGCATGTGAGGCAGCATGTATAGCCTCAGCAGGGCTAATTCCTTTATCTTTGAGGAGCTGAAGAATGAACTTGGGGACGTCCATCCACATTCCTGATTGTACGTATTACTATGGCTCGGCGTTGAGTATGAAAGGAACTTACCAGTGGTTGTGCGTTCGTAGGGAGGGGTTTGAATATCCACAATGTCAAGTATTTCTTGGCCTCTGTATTAACATAAGATACGGCTTGAACGATAATAATTCATAGATTTACCTTAACTTGAGAAAGCCAAAAACCTTTGTAAAGATTTGGATTGATCCATAGAATGCTCTTATAGTGGATTTTTAACAGCACGGATGCGGTGGGTTTGGATAGCGTTGATGTCACTGTATGCGCCCAATTAGTCAGTTCTGAATCGATTGAGCTTTACTTACGTGAAATCGCTATACGATTGATGTTTGTCAGTTGAATTGGTTGAGAATTTACTTTGAAGACACAACTTACCGAGGGCGCGTGGTCCAGTTCACGTCGGAACGAAAAATTCGAGCTTGTTTCTCATCATGGCTAACTTGGGTAACCTGTGAATGCGTCAGACAAATTGCAAAAGATGTTTTGTCTGTGCATACAATATATGTTTGGCCCTGATGCATGAACTACAAAAGTGATTTGAGAGTAATGTATTGATCCGAGTCGGAATACGTACCACTCCGCCTTCATATAACTGGGTAGTTCAGTACTTCAGCATTCAAGCTTCTGGATGAGATAAACACACCTCAAATATCGCTCTTGAAACTTCAATCTCTTCCAAAATCTTCACCTGTCCCTCCGAATGTAAAGTGGTATCAATGACCACATACTTTTCTTCCTCAATACCTCTGATGGAGATATATTTGGAGGGGAATGGGAGAAATTTAGGATTGGTGTGATACCTATAAAATCATCAGAACTCTATCAATCCCTAATATGAGACACGTACCAGCCGTCCCCATCTCGCTTCAAACTAGAATTACATAGATCGGCCAATGAAGGCCCGAAATATGATTGGTCGTGAAGAGAGTGAACAGGCATTTCATGGCAGCACACTGCAAATGACTCTCAAGCATCACTTTGTTGTCCAAGTCTATTAGTAACTCTCCAACATTCTAAAAAAAGCTTCGTTAGTGATCGCCAGGGACTGAATGAACCATATCTACGTTGAAAATAATTCATCTGGGTGATTCACATAGTGTTGATCAATAGCGCGAGAGTCAGCAACAAGCACAGTCAGCGCGTCACGGGCACGTCGACCGGCACGCCCCATTTGTTGACGCTAATGGGGATAAGTAAGGAAAAGCTAAGTGGTAATCGAGATAGCCTACCAGACTGGCTAATCCGAACGGGAATCCAAGGACAATAACTGCATCAAGCGTACCAATGTCAACACCCAGTTCCAGTGCATTTGTTGCAACTAATCCCAGTAAATTTCCAGAAAAGGCTTCGTGCTCAATTTTCGTCGATCCTGGTGGTTTTAGAAGAGATGCACATGTACACTGTGGAGCTTACGCTTTGCGAGTATCCGCCTCGATGCTCTAACCTTAGCCAAGATATCTGAACACCTTCAGAGGCTAGTTCTTTTCGTACCATCTTCATGAGGCTCTCACAAGTACGACGGACCTTTAGAGATATGTCAAAGTTGGATTTATAGCAGATGCACGGCATACCTTGCAGAATACAATTGTTCGCACGCCCTGTTTCATCAAGGCCCGAAATAGCCAGCAGCTTCCTCTAATGAATTCACTTTGCCTGCAGATGGGTTCAATGGATCTATGTGCGGAGGGTTCCACAACACAAAGTGTTTTTGCCCTGCTGGGGCCCCATCGTCTGTAATTACTTCCACGTCCTATTCGATAGTTAGCGAATAACGAACTGGGCCACACCATTACTTAACGAACTTCAATTCCGAAAATATCAGCCATATGCTATCTGGAGTCAGGACGATGGTCATCGAACATGTTTGTACACACCTGACGAGGGTTAGTAATCGTTGCGCTGCAGCTAATGTACCGTATGTTCTGATCTTCAGACAAAGACGTTGCCGTCCCTTACACCCAAAGTCATGCAGTAACCAACTTACTTCCATTGGCTGCGCAGACTCTTCTTAAGCGACGCATAATCATAGCGGCGTGGCTTCCGAAAGCTCCTGTATAATAGTGAAGCTCATCCACAACTACAAGATGCAGATTTTTGAGAAATCTACTCGAAGGTAAGCTGTGAGCGCATCTTACACCGATCTGCACTCACCTCCTCCAGTGTTCCTCATTAGGAATAATGGAAGCATGAAGCATGTCCTGGCCTGATATTAATCCAAAAATTATGGTGTTTATGGTGTATGACTCACGAAGTTGGTAAATATAATAGATGCCGTCTGCCTTACAGTGTTTCTTAGCGCTTGTGGGGTATCCCCATCATAGGTTGCAACCTAGGCATAAAAACTGGAGCGGCTGAGAACCATATtcagcgcatatacccacttTAATATCCTCCAAACCTGGGCACCGGAGTAAAAGTTGCTCAATCGCCCCTTTTTGATCTTGTGCAAGTGCCTGTCAGAGAAGTTAGTAAACCAGGGAGTATTTTCTAAGCTCAACGCACTTTGGTCGGATAAATGAACATAGCTGTCGCGGTCTTATCCTTCTCAAGTGCGCAGAGAATAGGAACCTTGGAAATGAGTACAAGTTCGTCACAAGTGTGATAAGCAGTTTCTGGTTGTGCCATGTACCTGATAAATAACACTCTTTCCTGAAGCAGTGCTTGTGGATACAATGACGTTCTTTTGTCCCATATTGAATTAATAGCGGCCGCTTGATGCGAATAGAAACCAGTCACGCCCCGAGCCATCTTCAAGGCATTGGCTACATTATTCGATATTGGCCGCGCAAGTTCGCCTGAAGGGTACAATTTAATTCTCTAAAAAAACGAGAATAATAGGTAGACATACCCCAACGAGCCTCGCGTTTGTCAAAGACTCGCTCGTAGACAATCTGCTCACGGTATGGGCGAGCTTCATGGAAGTCTTTAAAGGATTTTATTACGCTTTCTATAGAGGGCCGCTCCGAAGAACTTGGAATAGTGAGGGCCTCTGAAGAGCCTGAAATCGTACTCTCTAGTATCGAGGCAGGGTTAATCGGAATGTGATCATGGGCCGCACTAGTAACCAGTGCTACCGGATCCTCGGATGTTACTGCACACGCCGCAATCAACCTAGTATTAAACTGAGTGCTACACGCGAAAGCGACCGTTTGTACACGCACTCATTCACTGCTGCACAAAACCGATCGTTCCGTTTCTCGATCAGGTTCTTTACACCAGCGGGAGTCAGAGCAACAGGAAGAATAAGCCCACTGCCTTGAGAACCACTAGAGCCCAAGTATTCAGTTTATTGCATCTATTTTGTCAACTAAGCTCACCGTTGTGAGCCTTTCACTTTCCGCGACTCTGCAAAATCCAGAACAAGGACATGTTCCTCTTCGCTGCTATCTCCTGAAAAGTTTTGTGGCGCGTATATATCGGGTGTCCCATCTTTCCTGCAGTATCGGCGTTGACTTTGAGCTCATTGGCATTGTAATAAGCAAAGCAGATTATGTCGGGAAGTAATGCTCTGGCACACCAAGCAATTGCTAGCGTTACTTAATGTGCGCCACAATATGATGTTACACCTACTTGATTTGCGCCACACGCTCCAGTTCCAAAGGCCTAAGTGCGTTAGATATTCGAGAAGGTTAGAGGTTTGTGTTAGGGACCCACCTTTTTAGAATGTTTTCAACTGATTGGCGGACAAGAGAGAAAGTGATTGCCAGTGCTTTCTGGAGGAACAAAATGCAATAACCGTGTTCAAAGCCTACCCCCGATGATCTCAACAATAGCTAGCAATTCTATATCCGCCAAATTACCTTGTACACTTTAAATAGCTGTTAACCATCACATAAGTATCTGTTACAAACTCAGCAACCATGGGATGAACATACATCTTGAAAAAACGTGGGCCAGTTCGACTCTTCAGACTTCTTCGCAACAACCTTTCCTTTGGACTGTGCTTTTGGTGCAGGATTGGACGTGCGCTGGTTAGGAGGCTTAGAAGGACCCGAATCAGTGGTCGCTCCCGAATTTCTCTTTCGTTTTGGAGGCATAGTTAGTAAAAAAGCAAGCTTAAGCAATGGTAATTGAGGTTACCTCAGAGCGCCATGGCGCCTCGATCACTTGTTGTTACTCAGACCCTGAATACCAATCTATATGATGATCACGTGTATCTGGGGAGATAGTCCCGCTCCTGGTCGTAACTATTCTGGAATCAGAGACTTCCGACCACGTCAGCATCGTGCACGGGATAGCACAATGCCTCTCAATCTCGGCCATAAAGCAGGCAGGTTCTGCAGGTCCTTGATTCCATGTGTACGTTTCTCGGTCTATGGGTTCTCTATATAGCATTTAGGAGACTGACTCATGAACTAGACAACATTTATCCTCTTCATCTTTTTGCTTACTTTCCTATTCGTCCTATACCATCCTTCTCTTGGGCCTGCCCATAAACAGCGAATTACGTGAGAACCGTTATCTTTCTTGCTCTAGTACACAATTAAGCATATTCTCCACAGTTGGCAAGCCTGGGATACCATCATTCCTCCTCAGAATGTGCACATACCGACGTCTGGGAATACCGCTCCAAGCAAAGGAAATACTACTACGAGTGAACCCAATGGGCCCGACGTCTCAACTGCCTGGTGGACTAAACCATTGGCTCCTATCGACGATGTGCACGCCAGCCAGCAGCTGATCGTTATACACCACTCCTGCCTCACATGACTGGACGTGAGTAGCTGTATCACTTGTTCTAGCTGGTTGACTGACTGGATCAATAGTAACGATGATAGCGGTCAAATCTTGTCTCATTGATCCTGTGTTTACCACATATTGCGATCCGAGCACTACGAAGGAGCTGGATGCTAAGTACGGGAAATGGGTACGAGTTAGTCGGGATATCAACAAACAGGTGAGATTATAGGGATATTATTATGCTCGACTTAGCTAAGTACAATTGTAGGCCGGAGTTTGGTGGAATGCAAGTATTAAATTACCGCCCTTCTCTTCCAAGCTAACCCTTGAATAGTTCATCTACTACAGACGATCGCGTCGGGTCGACGTCCCCTTGATTACCGATATACGTATAGTCGATGAAGGGGACGAAGGTTCAATTCCAGACGACGGGAAGACATGGAAACAAGCGGAAGGAGTCCTGACTGATGGTATATACCCACGAGTCAAGAATCGGAGATTATGGTATTCGCTTCAGAAGCCATACGCGAATGCCACTCAAAACGAGGAACTGGACGATGTCGTCACGGAACTTGATATTCTATATGGGGAGGATGAGCCGTTCTGGGGATTCAAACGAGTTGAAGGTGTTATATTCCCTGGAAAGCCAGGCAAATCGGTTCCAGTCTCACTAGTCGCGAGGAAGGGCTACACGAGTGAGTCTGATAAGCACATTATACTATACGAAATTAAACATATTTTTATAGCTCCACCTCGTCCCCGTCCTCCCCACTTCCACGCAAACGGCACATACAAAATCATGCAAGTTGCCGACCTGCACTACTCCGTAACTCATGGCGAATGCCGGGACACGGATCTAAAACCCTGTGATGGTTTCAACTCCTCTCAGGCCATCCTTGCAGAGGCGCTCGACATCGAACGACCAGACTTGGTAGTTTTCAGTGGAGACCAACTGAACGGCCAGCGCACAAGCTGGGATTCGAGGAGCGTATTGGCCAAGTTTGCATCGGAAGTGATAAAGCGCAAGATTCCTTGGACTGTTGTATTTGGAAATCATGATACTACCACAGGTGAGCACTTTCTTTGGCGTCCCAACCTCAATTATTCAAACGCTCTATGATAGACATGGATCGCAAGCACATGATGGAACACCTTCAACGCCTACCTTACAGCCTCGCAGAACCAGGCCCATCAGACATACACGGCGTCGGCAATTACGTTGTACAA
Proteins encoded:
- a CDS encoding DEAD/DEAH box helicase, which translates into the protein MPPKRKRNSGATTDSGPSKPPNQRTSNPAPKAQSKGKVVAKKSEESNWPTFFQDLFKVYKKALAITFSLVRQSVENILKRPLELERVAQIKKDGTPDIYAPQNFSGDSSEEEHVLVLDFAESRKVKGSQRGSQGSGLILPVALTPAGVKNLIEKRNDRFCAAVNELIAACAVTSEDPVALVTSAAHDHIPINPASILESTISGSSEALTIPSSSERPSIESVIKSFKDFHEARPYREQIVYERVFDKREARWGELARPISNNVANALKMARGVTGFYSHQAAAINSIWDKRTSLYPQALLQERVLFIRYMAQPETAYHTCDELVLISKVPILCALEKDKTATAMFIYPTKALAQDQKGAIEQLLLRCPGLEDIKVATYDGDTPQALRNTVRQTASIIFTNFDMLHASIIPNEEHWRRFLKNLHLVVVDELHYYTGAFGSHAAMIMRRLRRVCAANGNQNIRYISCSATITNPRQHMADIFGIEDVEVITDDGAPAGQKHFVLWNPPHIDPLNPSAGKGVRTIVFCKVRRTYILAKVRASRRILAKRSTKIEHEAFSGNLLGLVATNALELGVDIGTLDAVIVLGFPFGLASLRQQMGRAGRRARDALTVLVADSRAIDQHYVNHPDELFSTLKRDGDGWYHTNPKFLPFPSKYISIRGIEEEKYVVIDTTLHSEGQVKILEEIEVSRAIFELYEGGVFMHQGQTYIVTQVSHDEKQARIFRSDVNWTTRPRDFTDINAIQTHRIRAVFGFLKLRGQEILDIVDIQTPPYERTTTGMWMDVPKFILQLLKDKGISPAEAIHAASHAVLNRTHLSSDLKTECKVPSKEYANGIPQKTPCPVIYLSFLEFS